A window of Thermodesulfobacteriota bacterium genomic DNA:
CCGCATCAGAAGCTCTTACACATCTTGCAGAAAAAGATACGGAAGATTTTTGGTAGATTAAAACAGCGTTTCCGCCGGATGCGTCTCCAACACTTCCGATTATAATGGCATCTATTCCAGCGATATTTGCCACCTCTGCAAGTTGGTTGGATTCCAACAGGCCGGATATAGTAAGATTTTTTTCTTTTAGAACGGCTTTCAACCTCGAGCGCTCAACCACAGTGACATTTGGTAAAGACATGAGATGACTTGTAAGCAGGTCGCCTATCATTTTCCCTGCGTCTGTTGCTGAACCTGACCCATAAAGCAAAGATGCAACTGTATCGCCTTTTTTATAGTCAAAATCCAGCACCGCGATATTCATCTGTTGCTTTTGGTAGTATTTTGGAGAAACAACAATATTAATGTGTTGCGAAGATGCACAGGCGCATAAAAACAGAATCACAGAAAGCACTGAAAATAATCTAGCTTTAAAAATTAATTGACTAATTTTCATTTTGCACCTCCGCTTATTATGAGAAACGATAAACCCAACTTGAAAATCGTCTATCATTCGTATGCAACCCGTTTTTGAAAAATTGGATAATTGAAACGAAAAGAATGAATGTGATCAAACTTGTTGTCAAAATGTAATGTTGACACCCACACACTGTTTGGTGATTTTATTTTAAAGGATAGCATAGCTCAAACACGTTAGAAACTTATAAATTAATGTGCCGCAACCCTAAGGGGCGAAATGACCTTGCAACCATCCGATAAGATATCTTTCAAACCCTTTATTGCTATATGGAACGAGTGATCGAAGCTTTTCTATAATAGCAATAAATGACTTGGGTTGCCCTCTTAAAAGACACTCAAGGATCTTTCCCGTCTGAGCTTGATATTCCAGTGAAGGGTCACCTTCTCTCCAAATTTCAGTAAAAAAGTTTGCAGCAACCTTAATATGAGATATCATATCGGCATCGGGTCCACCCAGTATTTCTGCAACTTTCGCGAATTTTCGCCCGCCTGGATCGTTTTTATCATTTGCAACCTTTAGTAGGACCACTGCATCGACCGAGATAAATCGAAAACCGCCATCTATCATGTCAATTATAGCCTCAACATATCCATCCGTCGTCAGCAGATTTTGTTTCTGTGCGGCCATGAGCACTGGCTGGAGCCAGGAACTTTTCAATCTGAACTCTTGTGCTCCAATCATGCGGTATGCATAATCTTCACAGAGTAAAAGTCTGTTTGATCCATCAGCTGCGAGAATAGTGTCACAAAAGTATCTGTCAAACACACCGGAAATCTTGCGTATTTGAGGGGATAACTCTCGTGTACCCTCGGCAGGCAGTATTTTGCAATGTTGATCAATCCAATCTATGTCATCATTAACCATTTTCAAAACGTCCTGAAGTTGTTCATCTGTG
This region includes:
- a CDS encoding CsgG/HfaB family protein, with product MIDDFQVGFIVSHNKRRCKMKISQLIFKARLFSVLSVILFLCACASSQHINIVVSPKYYQKQQMNIAVLDFDYKKGDTVASLLYGSGSATDAGKMIGDLLTSHLMSLPNVTVVERSRLKAVLKEKNLTISGLLESNQLAEVANIAGIDAIIIGSVGDASGGNAVLIYQKSSVSFSARCVRASDAVVLWSGSITKVVGTDETTRVINETVKAFSKELIKKLCGQGK